In one window of Pseudodesulfovibrio sediminis DNA:
- a CDS encoding DHH family phosphoesterase, with amino-acid sequence MQNPVTRISEILRDQDDFLIVSHFNPDGDAIGSICAMGHLLAAMGKRFSLYNQSGLPSRYAFVNLPGPIEKQLPESMPKWTIIMDCGAGNRMGEALQARTGETTVINIDHHLGNDNFGTENWVDPSQPAVGSMVAELARKLHIPLTGDLAECVYLAVSTDTGFFTYGNTTPESLELAADMLRNGLDIAHMNMVITKQWSENRMRLWTEAMGNIELHHDKQVASIAITQQMFSDTGTTPADTENLINFLRRLKPVRVAAILREEDTDLYKFSLRSYGEDNVQTIAATFGGGGHHNAAGGTIAAPLDEAKAMLISAIADALGIS; translated from the coding sequence ATGCAAAATCCAGTGACAAGAATTAGCGAGATTCTCCGCGATCAGGATGACTTCCTGATTGTTTCGCATTTCAATCCCGATGGAGACGCCATTGGGTCCATTTGCGCCATGGGACATTTGCTCGCGGCCATGGGCAAACGATTTTCACTCTACAATCAGTCAGGGCTGCCTTCCCGCTACGCCTTTGTGAATCTCCCCGGCCCCATTGAAAAGCAGCTGCCCGAGAGCATGCCCAAATGGACCATCATCATGGACTGCGGAGCTGGAAACCGCATGGGAGAAGCACTGCAGGCTCGCACAGGTGAAACCACAGTCATTAACATTGATCATCACCTGGGCAATGACAACTTCGGCACTGAGAACTGGGTTGATCCAAGTCAACCGGCCGTGGGTAGCATGGTTGCCGAACTTGCCAGAAAACTGCATATCCCCCTGACCGGAGATCTGGCAGAATGCGTATACTTGGCGGTCTCTACTGACACCGGTTTTTTTACCTACGGCAACACCACTCCGGAATCTCTGGAATTGGCTGCCGACATGCTGCGCAATGGACTGGATATCGCGCACATGAACATGGTCATCACCAAGCAGTGGTCCGAAAACCGCATGCGCTTGTGGACCGAGGCCATGGGCAATATCGAACTGCACCATGACAAGCAGGTTGCATCCATTGCCATAACCCAGCAGATGTTCAGCGACACGGGGACGACCCCGGCAGACACTGAAAATCTGATCAATTTCCTGCGCCGATTGAAACCTGTCCGAGTGGCCGCCATACTCCGTGAAGAAGATACGGATCTCTACAAATTCTCTCTGCGCTCCTATGGTGAAGACAATGTTCAGACCATTGCCGCCACTTTTGGTGGCGGCGGTCACCACAACGCTGCCGGCGGCACTATTGCCGCACCTCTTGACGAAGCAAAAGCGATGCTTATTTCTGCAATAGCCGACGCACTGGGAATATCCTGA
- the nusA gene encoding transcription termination factor NusA, whose translation MSELKKAIDQISKDRGIDRDLLIDTLEEAVRSAVARKYGETMDIEVSFNEELGEIEVFEFKIVVEDVHDPISEISLEAATAHDPNAQLDDEMGFPLKVEDLGRIAAQSAKQVIIQRMRDAEQEIIYEEYKDRVSEIASGIIQRRDRTGWIINLGRTEALLPKDEQIPRERYKRGDRVQAYIIDVLKESRGPQVVVSRSHPDYMIELFKREVPEVADGTVKIMGVSRDPGLRAKVAVMSRERDVDPVGACVGIRGSRIQNVVQELKGERIDIVVWSPDIAMYAQHALSPALISRITVDEEEETLEVVCPDDQLSLAIGRKGQNVKLAAKLLGWKIDIFTNSRYGELNAERKGMDQVAAVAEISMENFFAAGYESIDSIIQASDEELLSIKDMTESKVGDIRVAINMLAPDLFEADKDDSEEPQEAPVDETETADEVVEETAETVEEETEESDTPADGEESK comes from the coding sequence ATGTCGGAGCTGAAAAAAGCAATCGACCAGATAAGCAAAGACAGGGGCATTGACCGTGACCTGCTCATTGATACCCTTGAAGAAGCAGTACGATCTGCCGTAGCTCGCAAATATGGCGAGACCATGGATATCGAAGTGTCCTTCAACGAGGAACTCGGCGAAATCGAAGTATTCGAATTCAAGATCGTCGTCGAAGATGTCCATGACCCTATCAGTGAAATTTCCCTGGAAGCGGCAACCGCTCATGACCCCAACGCCCAGTTGGATGACGAGATGGGCTTCCCGCTCAAGGTGGAGGACCTGGGACGTATTGCAGCGCAGAGCGCCAAGCAGGTCATCATCCAGCGCATGCGCGATGCCGAGCAGGAAATCATTTACGAAGAATACAAGGACCGCGTGTCCGAAATCGCCAGCGGCATCATTCAGCGTCGCGACCGGACCGGTTGGATCATCAACCTCGGCCGCACGGAAGCCCTGCTGCCCAAGGACGAACAGATTCCCAGAGAACGCTACAAGCGTGGTGATCGCGTCCAGGCCTATATCATAGATGTATTGAAAGAATCCCGTGGCCCGCAGGTCGTCGTGTCCAGGTCCCACCCGGACTACATGATCGAACTGTTCAAGCGCGAGGTTCCCGAGGTGGCAGACGGCACCGTCAAGATCATGGGCGTATCCCGCGATCCCGGTCTGCGTGCCAAAGTGGCTGTCATGTCCCGCGAACGCGACGTCGATCCCGTGGGCGCCTGTGTCGGTATCCGCGGCTCTCGTATTCAAAACGTTGTGCAGGAACTCAAGGGCGAACGTATCGACATCGTTGTCTGGTCCCCGGACATCGCCATGTACGCGCAGCACGCCCTCTCCCCCGCACTCATCTCACGCATTACCGTGGACGAGGAAGAGGAGACTTTGGAAGTGGTTTGCCCCGACGATCAGCTCAGTCTGGCCATTGGCCGCAAGGGCCAGAACGTCAAACTGGCTGCCAAACTTCTTGGCTGGAAGATAGACATCTTCACCAACTCTCGTTACGGAGAACTCAACGCAGAGCGCAAAGGCATGGATCAGGTTGCGGCTGTGGCCGAGATCTCCATGGAGAATTTCTTTGCTGCCGGATACGAATCCATTGATTCCATCATCCAGGCTTCTGATGAAGAACTGCTCTCCATCAAGGACATGACCGAGAGTAAAGTCGGTGATATCCGTGTGGCTATCAACATGCTCGCCCCCGACCTCTTTGAGGCCGACAAGGACGACAGTGAAGAGCCGCAGGAAGCCCCTGTTGATGAAACCGAAACTGCAGATGAAGTTGTTGAAGAAACAGCAGAAACTGTCGAAGAAGAGACTGAAGAATCCGACACTCCCGCCGATGGCGAGGAGTCGAAATAG
- a CDS encoding DUF503 domain-containing protein: MIIGVLHLEFRLHGNRSLKDKRKVAQSLKQKIRNKFNVSVAETEAMDVHDTLVLGIVTTANETTRVESRLAKTLAMVEAISPAELTKCSTEIFSDTD; encoded by the coding sequence ATGATAATAGGCGTTTTACACCTCGAATTCAGACTGCACGGCAACCGCTCACTTAAGGACAAGCGTAAGGTTGCTCAAAGTCTGAAACAAAAAATCCGCAACAAATTCAATGTGTCTGTTGCCGAAACCGAGGCCATGGACGTACACGACACATTGGTTCTGGGCATAGTTACCACAGCCAACGAAACCACACGGGTGGAAAGCAGGCTGGCCAAAACACTTGCCATGGTTGAGGCCATATCGCCCGCAGAACTGACCAAGTGTTCTACAGAAATTTTCTCTGACACGGATTAA
- the infB gene encoding translation initiation factor IF-2 has product MTAKVRVEDLAAELKLSNKEIIQQLREIGVQAKSQKTVVEDEDVERLKAELKKGGAQQSEVRRVGDSGVIIRRRRTKSKSSRKEEAAPAVEEETEETVEAAVEEKEEPSVVEEATPAEEVVEEKPKKKPSKKKAPKKAEPQVRIIKPAVEEPPVEEPVEVKAEVVEAPVEEAVVEEAAPEPVPEETKAASEELKEEAAPVKEKAVKAEKEAKAAPKEETPAPAAEKKAAAKDEPKKKKKKKKEPEAPKVKIISMPTEAEVQARAAAKMQQPERRPGRPGGGRPGGPGGRPGGPGGRPGGPGGRPGGPGGRPGGRPGGGPGMAPAPAPGIPDGRSKKKKGKKDRRVVEFATSGRKDSGSNRFNDSLPGGRKGHKKKGRNNQQQQPVEQVQAQPMKAAKRKIKFDETIRLADMAHQMGIKAQDLIKALFGMGVMATINQSLDLDTATLLASEFGYEVENVSFDEQDFLIPTEADKDEDLKPRPPVVTIMGHVDHGKTSLLDAIRLSNVTDGEAGGITQHIGAYHVQTQRGEIVFLDTPGHEAFTTMRMRGAQVTDIVILVVAADDGVMDQTREAISHSKAAGVPIVVAVNKMDKEGANPDNVKRELAELGLSPEDWGGDTIFAHVSAKAKTGLDELLEMVLLQAEVLELKANPDKPARGHIVEARLDKGRGPVGTILISEGTINQGDSFVSGVHFGKVRAMFNDQGKKLKTAGPAMPVEIQGFDGLPEAGDELFVVEEEKMARRIAQSRAMKKREKILSSKSKVTLESFLASKPNDEAQTLNLVLKADVQGSLEAVTEALNKLSTDEIKIDVVHGGAGAITESDILLAGASEAIILGFNVRPNLKVKEIAEQEGVEVRFYDIIYKLVQEVKDAMSGMLTPDIEEVYLGQAEVRQTFSVPKIGVIAGCFIPDGKIKRGAMVRLLRGGVVIYTGLVSSLKREKDDAREVAKGYECGIGLEKFNDIKIGDIIEAFETKEIARTID; this is encoded by the coding sequence ATGACGGCAAAGGTTCGGGTAGAAGACTTGGCTGCAGAGCTCAAGCTCAGCAACAAGGAGATCATTCAGCAGCTTCGCGAGATCGGCGTTCAGGCTAAAAGCCAGAAAACCGTCGTGGAAGACGAAGATGTGGAACGCCTCAAGGCGGAGTTAAAGAAAGGCGGAGCTCAACAGAGTGAAGTCCGTCGCGTCGGCGATTCCGGCGTAATCATCAGGCGCAGACGCACCAAATCAAAATCTTCCAGAAAAGAAGAAGCCGCTCCCGCAGTCGAAGAAGAGACTGAGGAAACGGTGGAAGCTGCTGTGGAAGAAAAAGAAGAGCCTTCCGTAGTGGAAGAAGCCACTCCTGCTGAAGAAGTGGTGGAAGAAAAGCCCAAAAAGAAGCCCAGCAAGAAAAAGGCTCCCAAAAAGGCTGAACCACAAGTCAGGATTATCAAACCTGCTGTGGAGGAACCTCCCGTGGAAGAGCCTGTTGAGGTGAAAGCCGAGGTCGTCGAGGCCCCGGTGGAAGAAGCCGTGGTTGAAGAGGCCGCCCCCGAACCCGTGCCTGAAGAGACCAAAGCTGCTTCCGAAGAACTCAAGGAAGAAGCCGCTCCTGTTAAGGAGAAGGCTGTGAAGGCTGAAAAAGAGGCCAAGGCTGCTCCCAAGGAAGAAACCCCTGCACCGGCTGCTGAAAAGAAAGCCGCTGCCAAGGACGAACCCAAAAAGAAAAAGAAAAAGAAAAAAGAGCCTGAAGCTCCTAAAGTCAAAATCATTTCCATGCCTACCGAGGCAGAGGTACAGGCACGTGCTGCAGCAAAAATGCAGCAGCCTGAACGTCGTCCCGGTCGTCCTGGCGGCGGTCGTCCCGGCGGTCCTGGCGGTCGTCCCGGTGGTCCTGGCGGTCGTCCCGGCGGTCCTGGTGGCCGTCCCGGAGGTCCTGGAGGCCGTCCTGGTGGTCGTCCCGGTGGAGGCCCTGGTATGGCCCCTGCTCCGGCACCAGGCATACCTGACGGACGTAGCAAGAAGAAAAAGGGCAAGAAAGACCGTCGTGTCGTAGAATTTGCCACAAGCGGTCGTAAAGATTCCGGTAGCAATCGCTTCAATGACAGCCTTCCTGGTGGCCGTAAAGGACACAAGAAGAAGGGGCGGAACAATCAGCAGCAACAGCCGGTTGAACAGGTGCAAGCCCAGCCGATGAAGGCTGCAAAGCGCAAGATCAAATTTGACGAAACCATTCGTCTGGCCGACATGGCCCACCAGATGGGCATCAAGGCCCAGGATTTGATCAAGGCGTTGTTCGGCATGGGTGTCATGGCGACCATCAACCAGTCCCTGGATCTGGATACGGCCACCCTGCTCGCCAGCGAGTTCGGTTACGAGGTCGAGAACGTCTCCTTCGACGAACAGGATTTCCTGATTCCCACCGAGGCAGACAAAGATGAAGATCTCAAGCCCCGTCCTCCCGTGGTCACCATCATGGGTCACGTTGACCATGGTAAGACCTCCCTGCTGGATGCCATCCGTCTGTCCAATGTGACCGATGGAGAAGCTGGCGGTATCACCCAGCATATAGGTGCCTACCACGTCCAGACACAACGCGGCGAGATCGTGTTCCTGGATACCCCTGGTCACGAAGCATTTACCACCATGCGTATGCGCGGTGCCCAGGTGACGGATATCGTCATCCTCGTGGTCGCTGCCGACGATGGCGTCATGGATCAGACCCGTGAGGCAATCAGCCACTCCAAAGCGGCTGGCGTCCCCATCGTGGTTGCAGTCAACAAAATGGATAAAGAGGGAGCCAATCCCGATAACGTCAAACGCGAACTGGCCGAGTTGGGGCTCTCCCCTGAAGACTGGGGCGGCGACACCATCTTCGCGCATGTTTCAGCCAAGGCAAAAACCGGCCTTGACGAACTGCTCGAAATGGTTCTGCTCCAGGCAGAAGTACTGGAGCTCAAAGCCAACCCGGACAAACCTGCTCGCGGTCATATCGTTGAAGCGCGTCTGGACAAGGGACGTGGCCCCGTGGGCACCATCCTCATTTCCGAAGGTACCATCAATCAGGGCGACAGCTTTGTATCCGGTGTCCACTTCGGTAAAGTCCGCGCCATGTTCAACGACCAGGGCAAGAAACTCAAAACAGCCGGTCCGGCCATGCCCGTGGAAATCCAGGGCTTTGATGGTCTGCCCGAAGCCGGTGACGAACTGTTCGTGGTGGAAGAAGAAAAGATGGCCCGCCGCATCGCTCAATCCCGCGCCATGAAAAAGCGCGAGAAGATTCTGTCTTCCAAGTCCAAGGTCACCCTGGAGTCCTTCCTCGCATCCAAGCCGAACGACGAGGCCCAGACCCTGAACCTGGTCCTCAAGGCCGATGTACAGGGTTCTCTGGAAGCGGTCACCGAAGCACTCAACAAGCTGTCCACCGACGAAATCAAAATCGATGTCGTCCACGGCGGTGCCGGTGCCATCACCGAGTCCGACATCCTTCTGGCCGGCGCATCCGAAGCCATCATTCTCGGCTTCAACGTGCGTCCGAACCTGAAGGTCAAGGAAATCGCCGAGCAGGAAGGTGTCGAAGTCCGCTTCTACGACATCATCTACAAGCTGGTGCAGGAAGTGAAGGACGCCATGAGCGGCATGCTCACACCGGATATCGAAGAAGTGTATCTGGGTCAGGCAGAAGTTCGTCAGACCTTCTCCGTACCCAAGATCGGTGTTATCGCCGGTTGCTTCATCCCGGATGGAAAGATCAAGCGTGGCGCAATGGTTCGCCTGCTTCGCGGTGGCGTTGTCATCTACACAGGCCTTGTCTCCTCGCTCAAGCGCGAGAAGGACGATGCCCGTGAGGTTGCCAAGGGCTACGAATGCGGTATCGGCCTCGAGAAATTCAACGACATCAAGATCGGTGATATTATCGAAGCCTTTGAAACCAAGGAAATCGCCCGCACCATCGATTAA
- the truB gene encoding tRNA pseudouridine(55) synthase TruB, whose translation MGRRKKKRSPEQRDGLLILNKPSGPTSAACLNDIKHQLKQFKIGHGGTLDPMAEGVLLVLLGHGTKLAPYLSGGTKTYRGTFRLGITTDTLDIQGEVVKESDVSASAEDVKRAILYWKELTEQEVPAYSAAKHEGKPLYALAREGKETPVKIKPIVISHVEVLDVQMPEAAFRVSCSAGTYIRSLVHSLGTRIGCGATLTSLVRESSEPFGLDQALDLMDVLENPESFPERVIPLADTLPHWPRFTLTEPLSGLVKNGAWLPVVDQPGELLAGELGDQAMLLDPEGTPLALVEAKLQNGTPKWAILRGLWNQD comes from the coding sequence ATGGGACGTAGAAAAAAGAAAAGAAGCCCGGAACAACGAGACGGATTACTTATACTCAACAAGCCTTCCGGCCCCACCTCAGCAGCCTGTCTCAACGACATCAAGCATCAACTCAAACAGTTCAAGATCGGCCACGGAGGAACTCTTGATCCCATGGCCGAAGGCGTGCTTCTTGTCCTGCTCGGACACGGGACCAAACTGGCTCCGTATCTCTCCGGCGGGACCAAAACCTACCGAGGCACATTTCGCCTTGGAATCACAACAGATACCCTTGATATTCAAGGAGAAGTTGTTAAAGAAAGTGATGTTTCGGCCTCTGCGGAAGATGTCAAACGTGCAATTTTATATTGGAAAGAGTTGACAGAGCAGGAAGTTCCTGCCTATTCCGCTGCCAAACACGAGGGTAAGCCGTTGTACGCCCTGGCCCGCGAGGGCAAGGAAACTCCGGTCAAAATAAAGCCCATTGTTATTTCTCATGTGGAAGTGCTGGACGTGCAAATGCCGGAAGCGGCATTCAGGGTCAGTTGCTCCGCCGGTACCTATATACGTTCCCTGGTCCACAGCTTGGGGACACGAATAGGGTGCGGCGCGACGCTGACCAGCCTGGTCCGGGAGTCGAGCGAGCCTTTCGGGCTTGATCAGGCTCTTGACCTCATGGACGTTCTGGAGAATCCGGAATCATTTCCGGAAAGGGTCATCCCACTAGCGGATACCCTGCCCCACTGGCCCAGGTTCACGTTGACCGAACCGCTGTCAGGACTCGTGAAAAACGGGGCCTGGCTACCGGTTGTCGACCAACCTGGCGAGCTTTTGGCGGGCGAACTCGGCGATCAGGCCATGCTGCTTGATCCCGAAGGCACCCCTCTGGCTCTGGTGGAAGCGAAACTCCAGAATGGAACGCCTAAATGGGCTATCCTTCGCGGTCTCTGGAATCAGGACTGA
- the pnp gene encoding polyribonucleotide nucleotidyltransferase, which translates to MTMIPFDATSLSATVGGIDITIETGKYARQASGAVTISSGNTTVLVTAVTQPLAIDRGFFPLTCNYQEMAYAAGRVPGNYFRREGRPSERETLISRLIDRPIRPLFADGFADEVQIIATVLSADKHVNPDVLALTGASAACHISKMPFLGPIVGARVGYVNNEFVLYPTYKGMEEESSLNLVFAATREAMVMVEGGGDFVSEDLVADALAWGHEQVAPLFDLQDELREKVGVAKLEVEAPEKDEELVAFLGDFITEDIKAAVITPEKLVRYAAKDAAKEKAKAAVAEKFPEDEAKLKAVGNIVGDITKKLVRERIVNEGLRIDGRDTTTVRPLSIETGLLAQTHGSVLFRRGETSALAVATLGSTRDEQRYDSLLGDATKRFMLHYNFPPYCVGEARMLRGTSRREVGHGALAERALTPVLPNQDDFPFTIRVVSEIMESNGSSSMASVCGATLSLMDAGVPISEPVAGIAMGLCKEDDQFFVLTDILGDEDALGDMDFKVAGTKDGITAIQMDIKIAGIPQEVLKKALHQAKEARLHILGHMNDVLAAPRPELSKLAPQMDIVHIDPEKIRSVIGPGGKNIKAITAETEANIDIEDSGKISIFAPTLESMEKAKEMVLYYDQKAEPGKNYLGVVRKILEVGALVEILPGMEGMLHISQLDFERVERVEDVVQLGQEVWVKCISLEPGGRIRLSRKAWLMEEAGQEVNLEDFKRPAPRSGGRDNRGGGRRDNRGGPRGRR; encoded by the coding sequence ATGACGATGATTCCTTTTGATGCCACAAGCCTGTCCGCTACGGTCGGCGGCATCGACATCACCATCGAAACCGGCAAATACGCCCGCCAGGCCTCTGGCGCGGTTACCATTTCGTCCGGCAACACCACTGTTCTGGTCACAGCCGTGACCCAGCCCCTGGCCATTGACCGCGGCTTCTTCCCGCTGACCTGCAACTACCAGGAAATGGCCTATGCAGCCGGTCGCGTACCGGGCAACTACTTCCGTCGTGAAGGCCGCCCGTCCGAGCGCGAGACTCTGATCTCCCGTCTCATCGACCGCCCCATCCGCCCCCTGTTCGCCGACGGCTTTGCCGACGAAGTACAGATCATTGCCACGGTCCTGTCCGCTGACAAACACGTCAACCCGGACGTTCTGGCACTGACCGGCGCATCCGCTGCCTGCCACATCTCCAAGATGCCGTTCCTCGGCCCCATCGTGGGTGCTCGCGTCGGTTACGTGAACAACGAATTCGTTCTGTACCCGACCTACAAGGGCATGGAAGAAGAGTCTTCCCTGAACCTCGTTTTCGCAGCAACCCGCGAAGCCATGGTTATGGTTGAAGGCGGCGGCGACTTCGTCTCAGAAGATCTGGTTGCTGACGCACTGGCCTGGGGCCATGAGCAGGTCGCACCGCTGTTCGATCTGCAGGACGAACTCCGCGAAAAGGTCGGCGTTGCCAAACTGGAAGTTGAAGCTCCCGAGAAGGACGAAGAACTCGTTGCCTTCCTCGGCGACTTCATCACCGAAGATATCAAGGCTGCCGTTATCACCCCTGAGAAGCTGGTCCGCTACGCTGCCAAGGATGCTGCCAAGGAAAAAGCCAAAGCCGCTGTTGCCGAAAAGTTCCCCGAGGACGAGGCAAAGCTCAAGGCTGTCGGCAATATCGTTGGCGACATCACCAAAAAGCTCGTTCGTGAGCGCATCGTGAACGAAGGTCTGCGCATCGACGGTCGTGACACCACCACCGTTCGTCCGCTGTCCATCGAGACTGGCCTGCTGGCTCAGACACACGGCTCCGTCCTCTTCCGCCGCGGCGAGACCTCTGCCCTGGCTGTCGCCACGCTGGGTTCCACCCGTGACGAACAGCGTTACGACTCCCTGCTCGGCGACGCTACAAAGCGTTTCATGCTGCATTACAACTTCCCGCCGTACTGCGTCGGTGAAGCCCGTATGCTGCGTGGTACCTCCCGCCGCGAAGTCGGCCATGGCGCACTGGCTGAACGCGCTCTCACCCCGGTTCTGCCGAACCAGGATGACTTCCCGTTCACCATCCGCGTTGTCTCCGAGATCATGGAGTCCAACGGCTCCTCTTCCATGGCATCCGTCTGCGGCGCCACCCTGTCCCTGATGGACGCAGGTGTTCCCATTTCCGAGCCGGTCGCCGGTATCGCCATGGGCTTGTGCAAGGAAGACGATCAGTTCTTCGTACTCACCGACATCCTCGGTGACGAAGACGCTCTGGGCGATATGGACTTCAAGGTCGCCGGTACCAAGGACGGCATCACCGCTATCCAAATGGACATCAAGATCGCCGGTATCCCCCAGGAAGTCCTCAAAAAGGCTCTCCACCAGGCCAAGGAAGCGCGTCTGCACATCCTCGGCCACATGAACGATGTCCTCGCGGCTCCCCGCCCGGAACTGTCCAAGCTGGCTCCGCAGATGGATATCGTTCATATCGATCCCGAAAAGATTCGCTCGGTCATCGGACCCGGCGGCAAGAATATCAAGGCCATCACAGCCGAAACCGAAGCCAACATCGACATCGAGGATTCCGGCAAGATTTCCATCTTCGCTCCGACCCTCGAATCCATGGAAAAGGCCAAGGAAATGGTCCTCTACTACGACCAGAAAGCCGAGCCCGGCAAGAACTACCTCGGCGTTGTTCGCAAGATTCTGGAAGTCGGCGCACTTGTCGAAATCCTGCCTGGCATGGAAGGCATGCTGCACATCTCCCAGCTCGACTTCGAGCGTGTGGAACGTGTCGAAGACGTGGTCCAGCTCGGTCAGGAAGTCTGGGTCAAGTGCATCTCCCTGGAACCCGGCGGACGTATCCGTCTGTCCCGCAAGGCATGGCTGATGGAAGAAGCCGGACAGGAAGTAAACCTGGAAGACTTCAAGCGCCCTGCCCCCCGCAGTGGAGGACGCGACAACCGTGGTGGCGGACGTCGTGACAACCGTGGTGGTCCTCGCGGACGCCGCTAG
- the amrB gene encoding AmmeMemoRadiSam system protein B encodes MDRQPIVAGRFYDADPDKLNAMVDGYLALGGEQSQEITLLAMVPHAGYVFSGAVCGKTFGMANLADTVVLIGPNHTGRGERFSLWEEGRWHIPGGFLPIDTQLAKLLLESDPNIVADTAAHVGEHSLEVILPFLRQLAPASTIVPLSVSMPSLPVLKQVGQALGQTLASLDRPVSLVISSDMSHYISHDDAKKMDSLALDAAVNLDPERLYNTVRGHDISMCGVLPMTVGLYAALEMGAEKGELVAYATSGEVSGDFDQVVGYAGVLVS; translated from the coding sequence ATGGATAGACAACCCATTGTAGCCGGTCGATTTTACGACGCAGATCCAGACAAACTCAACGCCATGGTCGATGGCTATCTCGCCCTTGGCGGGGAACAATCGCAGGAGATAACGCTCCTCGCCATGGTGCCGCACGCAGGCTATGTCTTTTCGGGAGCGGTCTGCGGCAAGACGTTTGGTATGGCCAATCTTGCCGATACTGTCGTACTTATCGGTCCCAATCATACCGGACGCGGCGAGCGGTTTTCGCTGTGGGAAGAGGGGCGCTGGCATATCCCCGGCGGATTTCTGCCCATAGATACGCAACTGGCAAAGCTCCTTTTGGAATCCGACCCCAATATCGTGGCCGATACGGCGGCGCATGTTGGCGAACATTCTCTTGAAGTCATTCTGCCGTTTTTGCGTCAACTGGCTCCGGCTTCCACCATTGTGCCTCTTTCCGTGTCCATGCCTTCATTACCTGTTCTCAAACAGGTTGGTCAGGCTCTCGGACAGACTCTCGCGTCATTGGATCGTCCGGTTTCATTGGTGATTAGTTCCGACATGAGTCACTATATCAGCCACGATGATGCCAAAAAGATGGATTCCCTGGCGTTGGACGCAGCGGTCAATCTTGACCCTGAGCGATTGTACAATACGGTTCGAGGGCACGATATTTCCATGTGCGGTGTGTTGCCCATGACTGTCGGGCTGTATGCGGCCCTGGAGATGGGAGCGGAAAAAGGTGAACTCGTGGCCTACGCCACATCTGGTGAAGTTTCCGGCGATTTTGATCAGGTGGTCGGGTATGCTGGCGTGCTGGTGAGTTGA
- the rbfA gene encoding 30S ribosome-binding factor RbfA — MKASSSRRAVRMGDQIMREVGTLLVEEAADPRLQLVTLSGVRMNANLRIAEIFYTVSGDAEHRKEVQTGLEKASGFLRSRLGRTLKLQFTPELRFIFDDFLEDVVYAKSSDKN; from the coding sequence ATGAAAGCATCAAGTTCCCGCAGAGCCGTCCGTATGGGCGACCAGATCATGCGCGAAGTAGGCACATTGTTAGTGGAAGAAGCCGCTGACCCGCGCCTCCAGCTCGTCACGCTCAGCGGTGTTCGCATGAACGCCAACCTGCGTATTGCCGAAATTTTTTATACAGTGTCCGGTGACGCAGAACACCGCAAGGAAGTACAAACCGGTCTGGAAAAAGCCTCCGGCTTTCTCCGTTCCCGCCTGGGCCGCACCCTCAAGCTGCAATTCACTCCTGAACTCAGGTTCATTTTCGACGATTTCCTTGAGGATGTGGTCTATGCAAAATCCAGTGACAAGAATTAG
- the rpsO gene encoding 30S ribosomal protein S15, with amino-acid sequence MVMTAEQKQQIIDEYKTCEGDTGSPEVQVALLTARIKYLADHFKSHKKDHHSRTGLLKMVGQRRKLLKYLANKDIQRYRDLIGRLGLRK; translated from the coding sequence GTGGTTATGACTGCTGAACAAAAGCAACAGATTATTGACGAGTACAAAACCTGCGAAGGTGACACCGGGTCTCCCGAGGTTCAGGTTGCGCTGCTGACCGCACGCATCAAGTACCTGGCTGACCACTTCAAGTCCCATAAAAAGGACCACCACTCCCGCACCGGCCTGCTGAAAATGGTTGGCCAGCGCAGAAAGCTCCTCAAGTACCTTGCCAACAAGGACATCCAGCGCTATCGCGACCTTATCGGCCGCCTTGGTCTGCGCAAGTAG
- a CDS encoding YlxR family protein encodes MSRKHIAERMCIVCRKKFPKTELTRYVRPDGASETDQEGPIHDPKQICSGRGFYLCGQTQCRERFPKVVSGLMKKR; translated from the coding sequence ATGAGCCGCAAGCATATTGCAGAGCGGATGTGCATTGTCTGCCGCAAGAAGTTCCCCAAAACGGAACTGACGCGGTATGTGCGACCGGATGGCGCCAGTGAAACGGATCAGGAAGGTCCGATTCACGACCCGAAACAAATATGTTCGGGGCGCGGTTTTTACCTATGCGGCCAGACCCAGTGCCGGGAGAGATTCCCGAAAGTGGTCTCGGGCCTGATGAAGAAACGTTGA